The Nitrospira lenta genome segment TGACACCTTTTCATGCACATGGGAGGCTCTATGAGAAAGCTGCGAGCACTACACCTTTCATGCCTCGTACTTCTAGCTTCTATTAACTTAGCTGGATGTACGGCTACGCAGAAAACAGAGACATTAACGTCTGCAGTTGAAGCATTCGATAAAGCCATTAACTCAGCAAAGAGTTCCTTAGATGCCGAGCGAAAAACAAGACCTCGAACTCGAAGGTACGAAGCCATTGAATACTACTTACAAACAAGAAGCCTTAGGCCTGAAGATGTTGCAGTGACTCCAGATTTCTCACCAAGTGACCCAACGACATCATTCGCTCGATATGCATGTGCAGGACAAGGAGCACTGGTCCGAGAAGCTAATGCGCTTTCCTATGCCTCGGCGTACTCGGCAGGCATAAGAGATATTATGGCTCCTGGCAAGGATACTTTGGCCGGTCAATTTGGGCGCTTCTCTGCTCTTAATAACCCCATTGCTGCACCAAAGGTTCCAGAAACTAAGCCGGGGGAAAAATCAAAGACACAAATTGAAAACTGTGTGGATGAAGTAAAAACGGTCTTGGGAAAGTGGCAGCCTTCGCCGACAATAAACCCTTATGACGAAAATCCAGCTGCCCTTATCCCCGTGGTAATTGCTGCATATCAAGCCACAGAGGCTTTCCTTAAGGCTGCTCTCACTACAGTGAATAATTATGTGGCCAAGGACAAGTTTGCCAAATATGTCAATGAATTAGATGTCGAATTCAAGAAAGTAATGACAACCGAATTATCTGAAGATCGTCTTTCGGCCTCTTGGTCACACCGTATGGCAGTTTCATTGCATCGTCCTTCGCTGCTATTTCGGCAAATCTTTCAAGTGCCCGCAAATATTTCGCCCGCTCAAGACGATGAACGTATAAGAGAGATTGGCTTAAAGGTTAATGATGCTCTTGCAGAGTTCGACGCTCTTCGTTCTTCACCGAAACCCCAAGATATTCGAAAGGGCGTTTTGGCTGCGGAGCAAAGACTGTTAGAACTCGCAAATAAGTCGGATATGAGTCTGGAAGAAGTAGCGTCATTCCTTTCGGCGCTCATCGCTGAATTTAATGATGCCAAGAAAAAGTATGAGGATGCAGACAAGGCGGCGCGGGCATTAGTGACTACTCTGAGACAATAATAACATGCGATCCAAGGTGCTCCTTCTTACAGCATTCGTGATTGCCTTTCCCCCAACTTCCGCCAACGCATGGCTAGGCGACGTTATTTCGGCCCCCAGCACGGCTGTGCGACAGGCTCAGGCTGCAGCGGCAGAGGTAACTGCGACAGTGCATGCTCGGCAAGAGCAAATTGCACGAGAAAAAGATGACAATAGCCGTGATCAGTCACTGACTCTCCAAGAGAAAGTAAGGCGCGATCTCGATTTGGAGCGTTCTCGCCAGAAGCTTGAAAAGGCAGAATCAGCTGTAAACGAAGTACAAGCACGCTCTGTAGAGGAACTAATCGTACTAAACGAGACGATTAGAGCATTACGATATCCGGTATGGGCTATTTGCAACAGCACTCCGTGGCGACTGCCCGAGAAAGATAAGTGGAACGAGTACCTAGATCCAGTACAAAATGAATTGGCACAACTTGCACCCAAGGTTGGAATGTTTGTTCAATATGGGGTCAAGCAAGATGGAAAGTTACAATGGCTGCAAAATGGAGCAACTGCTTTTGCTGTCGGAGGGCCCTACGTTCTGACAAATCGTCACGTTATAACCTCCTACGCTGATAAAGGTGTAGATGGCAAGTGGTATCTCCTTAAGAACCAGCATCTGACCGTACAGTTCCCCAAGGAATATTCTAAGTGCAATTCCCCAACACCGACTATCGAAGCTACAGTCCTAAGAGTCGAGCTTGTGGGGGAAGGGGAAGAAGATGATTATGCTGTTCTGAAGATTGATCAAGATTTTAGCCAAATGCCTTTCTCCGATTCAGACCAACCAGCAGAAGGCCTGCAAGTTGTTGCTATCGGTTATCCCACCAAACCCGAGCCTTGCGACGGAAAAACACCTACAGATCTACACCCGTGTACCTTTCTCACTGAAACAGAGATCAACTTACTTTTTGGAGCACCAGACAGAAGCGTGCCATTCCCGGCAGAGAGAATCTCTCCTGGAAGTGTACTGTACAATCCTACCAGCGGCCCGGATAAGTTCTCTTACACCGCATCGACCTGGGGAGGCAATTCAGGCTCGCCTGTAGTGAGCCTGACGGATGGCAAGATAGTGGGGTTGCATTTCCAATCGCTTAATGCAAGCCGTGAAAACATAGGCTACAACAACGCCATAGCAATCGGAAAAATTAGGCCGGTCTTGGAGGCACACGGCTATATCAAATAATGAAATAGCTGCTGCTGTTCCGAAAAGAGGCGGCAAAACTATGCTTTTAATACGGTGCCATGGTGGCAAAACATCCTGACGCAGGTTGATCTACGATTACAAATCCCCCCCTA includes the following:
- a CDS encoding S1 family peptidase; this translates as MRSKVLLLTAFVIAFPPTSANAWLGDVISAPSTAVRQAQAAAAEVTATVHARQEQIAREKDDNSRDQSLTLQEKVRRDLDLERSRQKLEKAESAVNEVQARSVEELIVLNETIRALRYPVWAICNSTPWRLPEKDKWNEYLDPVQNELAQLAPKVGMFVQYGVKQDGKLQWLQNGATAFAVGGPYVLTNRHVITSYADKGVDGKWYLLKNQHLTVQFPKEYSKCNSPTPTIEATVLRVELVGEGEEDDYAVLKIDQDFSQMPFSDSDQPAEGLQVVAIGYPTKPEPCDGKTPTDLHPCTFLTETEINLLFGAPDRSVPFPAERISPGSVLYNPTSGPDKFSYTASTWGGNSGSPVVSLTDGKIVGLHFQSLNASRENIGYNNAIAIGKIRPVLEAHGYIK